One Vicia villosa cultivar HV-30 ecotype Madison, WI linkage group LG5, Vvil1.0, whole genome shotgun sequence genomic window, TAGGGACAAAAGGgggatttcgctggggtgaccccccgtagggaggtgggtaaaaaaaTTCTCTCGTTTTAATTGTATGATTAAAAAGTTGACAATTGCACAAACCTGTCTTGTCTTAGAACAGCTGTGGGCGTGTATATTAAGGAATATAGTATTTAATTGGTTTTATAAGCACGTTTAGATACAACTTGAACTATTGTATTGGAATTGATTGTTCTATAAGTATGCACATAACCTAAACCTCCATACATCACAAACTAACCACCAAACCTTTTGTATTTTCTCTCTTCATGTTCACACTATCACTTTTCTGAACAAATGGATTTTGCAAAGAGTTCCACAGAGGCTACTACTGTTAACAAATCATCACTTGCATTGGTCCATGTTGATGTTGATCAATCTCAACCTCTATCTGTTGCACCCATTGTATcttcttataatgaaaagatacgTCCAGTTCTTGATGCCCTTGAAAATCTAAGGCGCATCAACATTGCCAAAGAAGGAATACAGCTTCCAACTATTGTTGTTGTTGGAGATCAGTCTTCGGGAAAATCCAGTGTCCTTGAATCTCTTGCTGGTATCAGCTTACCTCGTGGCCAAGAAATCTGCACTAGGGTACCATTGGTTATGCGTCTTCAGAATCACTCACTTCAACAGGCAGCGCTTGTGTTGGAGTATAATGGCAAGGAAGTTCCAACTGATGAAGCAAATGTATCTGATGCTATAAACACAGCTACTGAAGAGCTTGCTGGAACTTCTAAAGGGGTTTCAAACACTCCACTAACTTTGATCGTGAAGAAGAATGGTGTTCCTGATTTAACTATGGTTGATCTTCCAGGTATAACTCGTGTACCCGTTCATGGTCAACCTGATAACATATGTGATCAAATTAAGGATATGATTATGGAGTATATAACTCCACCAGAAAGCATTATCTTGAATGTTATTTCTGCTAATGTTGATTTTGCTACTTGTGAGTCCATTAGGATGTCACAAACTGTTGATAAAACCGGTTTGAGAACTCTTGCTGTTGTGACAAAATCTGATACATCTCCTGAAGGTTTGTTGGAGAAGGTTACTGCCAATGATGTGAATATAGGTCTTGGCTATGTTTGTGTAAGAAATAGGATTGGAGAGGAGACATATGAAGAGGCCAGAAATGTAGAACAGAAGCTGTTTGAGTCTCATTCACTTCTGTCCAAAATAGACAAGTCTATTGTTGGAATTCCAGTATTGGCTCAAAAGCTTGTTCAGATTCAAGCTAAGGTAATTTCGAAAACTTTGCCTGCAATCATTAAGAACATCAATGAGAAGCTTGCTTATAGTTTACATGAGATGAAAATTTTGCCTGCTAATTTGTCTTCTTTGGCTGATGCAATGTCTGCTTTCTTGCTAATTgtttctctttcaaaagattctCTTAGAAAGATTCTTCTGATAGGTGAATTTGAGGAATATCCTGATGAGAAACAAATGCACTGTACTGCTCGGTTAGTCGATATGCTGAATGCATTTGCAAATGAGCTTCAAAACTGTGATGAAAGTAATGCTACCAGAGATTTTCTTATGGATGAGATCAATGTTCTTGAAGAAGCCAAGTGTATTACTCTTCCAAATTTCATGCCAAGAACTGCTTTTCTGACATTACTTCAGAGAAAAGTAAAGGGCATTTCTCATATGCCAACAAATTTTGTTGATAGTGTTTGGAACTATCTGGAAAATGTTGTAACTTCAGTTCTGAGTCGCCACTCTGCAAACTATTACCAGTTGCAGGTCTCTACTCGTCGAGCCGCGGTGCATCTTACTGCTAAGAAGAAGGAGAATTCCGTTAGACATGTGATGCAAGCTGTTGAGATGGAGAAGCACACAGATTACACTAGTAATCCAGAGTACTTGCAGGAGTATAACAAGCTGATGTTGCATCAACAAGTATTTGTGAATGGAGTTTTGAATGTTAATCGAACATCAAGCACTGTGAATCTTGAAGGGGTAGGTGACATTGAAGTTAATCATCTGAGAAACTATCATATTAATGTTTTGACACAGGCCTTTGACTTGAAAGCAAGGTTTATTTCCTATTGGAAGATTGTGCTGAGGAGGCTCATCGATGTTATTGCTTTACATTTGATGCTTAGCATCAATGAACTTGTGAATGTGGATTTGCAGAAGGAGATATGTAATGAAGTTGGTGGCAGTATTGAGAGCCTACTTGAGGAGTCTCCTTCTATTTCTGTGAAAAGAGAAAAACTTAGCAGGAGTGTTAAAGTTCTGAGGGAAAGCAAGGAGGCTGTGGCAAAAATTATGGACAAGATTGGAGTCTAAGGTGATAACTAGTAGCATTGCTCAGTGTTTCTTAAGGATTGAAGTCTTAATTTCGTTATTGTTTCTGTCTGTTTTGTTGTATCATGCTTCATGCATGAGCATGTGGTCTTTGTCGTGTCTTTTTGTTATCGGTTGGAACTTTTATTAGTATTCAGGTCTTGTGTTTAAACAACTGATAACTTTTGGTATTTGTAAACAACTCATGACAGTGAATTTAAGTACTTGATTTATTTCTTTAACTAATTACAAAAACATATAGTGCTTAAGTGATATTATGGAAAAGACTTAATCCACTGCAACCACAAAATGAGAAGTGATACCATACATCCAATGAAAATATGTATTCTCATGATAAACTTTTCAACTCAAGTGTAAGATTGTATTTACAAATTAAGGACTGTTAAAGCATTTATAAATTTGTAGTTTGTTGGACAAAAATAATTCTCATATGAACTGTGAATCTTTTTATATCAAGCACAATGGTTGACTTCTCTATACAAATGATCCTAAGTCACCTTCTTCCATTACAAGTCTAACAACCGACGGATATTATTGATGGTAGCATGACTAACAATACTATTAGCTATGCCAGTTTTGATAATCTTCACAACTGTTATAGAATCAACATTGAACTCTACTCAACAAACCTTAATCACAATGCATACTTCAACCCTTCTAAGACTCCCCATAATTCTGCAACAAAGGCGCTACAGTCTTTTACAGATTTAGAGAATCTTTCTATCCATTGTCCCTTCCAATCTTTTATTATTCCTCTGCAACATGCTAAGTTATTATCCTTACTCGCACCCTCCATATTTAATTTGAACTTTCCCACCATTGGAGGTTTCCATCCTATCCACTTAAGAGCTcttattttttcctttataatattattttcccTTTTAGCAATATAATACTGAGAAGTAGGGGTGGACAGGAACCGTCTATCCGGTCCAACCCAATTGAAATCGAAAATAAAAGGGATTTTGGTCGGGTTGAATCGGCCTGACGGGCCAAAAGGTTGGAAAGTCCGTTTTTAGGAAAATTTTACTTTGTACCCTTACATTTTTCCTTGTACCTCTACTTGTGAAAACTTTGGACCAATATATCCTCGtataaataattttcttttttacaaattctctttttcacccacttcacAAAAAACACTCTGAAAAAACACAAAATTTTCAAACCGGAACTCCTCTCCAAACACTTCCAGTTTACATTTGATCCAAACCGGAACTCTTCTCCAAACACTTTCGGTTCGCCGTAGATCATTTCAGAACTCTTCTCCAAACATTTTTGGTTCGCAGTAGATCATTTCAGAACTCTTCTCCAAACTCTTCTCGTTTTGTCTATCTAACACTGACACTGGAAGTCTTTCTTAATGTCTTCCGGTTCAGTTCATTTAAGAAACAAGAAGTCTTTCTTAATGTCTTCCGGTttgagtttttaattttttttatcgttttttaatggttttttgtatttaaaaaaaacacagtgaCGCGTAGTCGAGGATTGGACGGGAGGCCTGTTAGCCACACTCTGAGATGACACGGCGTTGCTGGTAATGTCGGTCCGTTTGCACCAGTTCTACATGCGCCAGTTGGATACCCTGGAGGGCCTTCTGACCCGTCTGTTTTAGTGAGATACGAGCATCATATTGCTCGACATCTATGGTTCGACAAGGtaagtaaaataaatttattctactttgtttattttaaaataagtttattctttatattttataatgtgaatttttatttattctgaAGAAAGAGGTCCGAAAAAGGAGCTTAAAGAAAGAGGTCAAGCACATGTTGTCTAAATGCACAAGAATGACATTATAGCGATTTGTTATCAAATAACTCATGTCTGGTAGTGTCAACCATTTCTCCGGGGGCTGAAAACCAATATTATCTATCATCAATCTGTTTCTCACTTCGGATAACCGAACTTCAACAATGTCTCATATAAATCCTTCCTATCTTTGTCTCTTATTTCCATGTGCAAGTCTTGACGAACAATTGCCCAACCATCCTCACTATAACTATGCAATGATGCAATGACTCTAAATCCGCAGTTACCATCTTATTCAACATTAACAACCTCTGCAATATATGGCCTAATATGACATAGAAATTGAAGACTGAATTCATGCTTCTTGGCTTGCGATATTTTTTGTGAAGATTGAGACACCTTGTCAACATACTCATGACCTGAAGGATCCCTATAAATACCATACCCAACAAGTTTCTTCCCTTTCCTCTTGACTcctcttttgatttttattttctcaGGTGGTGGACACAATGAAGTTGTTGTGGAATAAGAAAGTTCACAAACCCTATTTTTCAATGCTCTTCCCAACAACATATAATGATCTTAACCTTCTCCACAATTCATCTATTTCACTACTCATATCCACCTTTGAACCACCTTCCTCATCTAAAGGCAACTCACCTTCAATAGATAGTATCCTCCAATGAAGATGAACACTTTCTATTGATATTGGGATTCCAACAATAAAATATCTTCCCAACTCACAAGCACACGGTAATCCATATTTTGTTCTTATAGTAACACCACATATTTCCCTGCTACTTAACACATAATCAAGCCTCAATAACTCTTCAGCAATGCGTCTCAAAGCAGCTCTCGATACTGAACCACGCAGATTACCATAAAATGGACTTATGTGTGCGTGCTCAACCTCATAAAAACTTTTTAGAAAAGAACCTCGAATGTTTCCTCTTTGTATTTTCAGGCTGGCATTCATAGCTTCCCAAACTTTCACCATCTCACCAATACTATTTTCTATCATCTGCTTTAGCTTTCAATGTGCAGActcaaccctaaaaataaaacaatGCAAGTATACCAAAAAAATAATATCGTAAAAATTAATTCATAATAAAAATACTAACAACTATGACATACCGATTAGTCGTGGTGTTATCCAAATGAAGCACTCGATTAATCTATGCACCAACAAATTTTTACCTATGTGAGGTCAACCAGGTGTTTTTTACATAATCAAAAAAGTCATTACAAGCAAAGCATGTTTGCTCTTGATGTTGCAACCGTTGACTATACTCAACCTCATTACTAGTCCATACAACATCTCTCCACGATGTGTCGATCGTCTCTTGCATGTCTTTCACCACACATTCGTTACATTTTGAACCaatatttttgttaatgtaaAATCGACATAGCCAGTTATGTGTCGTAGGAAACACAACAATTCAACTAATTTCATCAAAGCATAAAATTGTGATCTAAATTGACGTGTTGTGTTCATTTCTAGTATTTttcatgaagtaaaaatgatatcttatgtaaaatttaaaatttcaggTTGGAATcggattttctatttttttccttccacaaatatttatttagttaCATGTCATTAATTTAATTCTCcgtaaataacaataataaaaatatgagaaaTGTTAACAAGTATCCTTGGGACACTCGTTAAGTTTTTTTGAAAATGTGtgtatttaatgtatttttaatggattgtaaattgaaatattaacttttataaaaatattttttttttatttagtactATGTTTAAAGAAAAGCTCTACATTCAACTTTTTTTAATGTTGAAATGCTTGTAGTATTTGACTCGTTTTATAAGCACGTTTAGTATTGGAAATAATGAAGATTAAACAATCCTGCTATTTTGTCTCCTGGCCAAACAAAATGCTGTACTAGTGTCTACTGCTACAACATGAACTAGCTAGTGCATTGGTACTATTGTATTTGTACTTACGTTCTTAGTCTTAGGAGAAGTCCATCCATCAAAACCTTGAAGAACCCACATTCATTCCTACTGTAACTGCAAGTGCAACTCCCTTGAAAATCTGTCTTCTCTATAAACGTACATTCATCGCAAGTTAACCAACAGTCTTTTGTATTTTTCTCTCTGCATATTCACCGTATCACTTCACTTTTCCTAAAAATGAATTTTGATTTTACAACCTGCGAGTCTATTAGGATGTCACAATCTGTTGATAAAACTGGTTTGAGAACTTTGGCTGTTGTTACAAAAGCTGACAGATCTCCTGACGGTTTATTGGAGAAGGTTACTGCAGATGATGTTAGCATAGGTCTTGGTTATGTTTGCGTAAGGAATCGAATTGGCGACGAGTCTTATGAAGAGGCCAGAGTTGAAGAGCAGAAGCTGTTTGAGTCTCATGCACTGCTTTCCAAAATAGACAAGTCTATTGTTGGAATTCCTGTTCTTGCTCAGAAACTTGTTCATGTCCAAGCTATGATTATATCGAAAACATTGCCGGATATTGTAAAGAAGATTAATGATAAGCTTGATAATAGTTTAAAGGAGTTGGAAGTTTTGCCTGCTAATCTGTCTTCTTCGGCTGATGCTATGTCTGCTTTTATGCAaattgtttctctttcaagagaTTCTCTTAGAAAGATTCTTTTGACAGGTGACTTTGAAGAATATCCTGATGAAAGCCAAATGCATTGCACTGCTCGGTTAGTCGATATGCTCAATTCATATGCAAGTGAGCTTCAAAACTGTCCTGAAAGTAATGCTACCAGAGATTTTCTTAAGGATGAGATCAAAGTTCTTGAGGAAGCCAAGTTTATTAGTCTTCCGAATTTCATGCCAAGAACTGCATTTCGTACATTACTTCAGAGGAAAGTAAGGGGTATTTCGCATATGCCAACTAATTTTGTTGACAGTGTTTGGAGTTATatggaaactgttgttatatCGGTTTTGAATCGTCACTCTGCAAACTATTACCAGTTGCAGGTTTCTACACGTCGGGCTGCAGAGCATCTTATTGCTAAGAAGAAGAAGAGCTCCCTTCAACATGTGATCAAAGTTCTTGAGATGGAAAATCACACAGACTACACTTGTAATCCAGAGTACTTGCAGGAATATAACAAGTTGATGTCAGAGAGAGAAGAATTTTTGGAGGAAGTTTTGGatgatgataacataatttttaaaatgaatcTTAAAGGGGTTGGTGGCATAAATTTTTATCATCTTAGAAACTATGATATTAATGTTTTGAGTCAGGCCTTTGACTTGAAAGCAAGATTAATTGCCTATTGGAAGATTGTGCTGAGGAGGCTCATTGATGTTATTGCTTTGCATTTGATGCTTAGCATCAATGAACTTGTGAATGTGGATTTGCAGAAGGAGATATGTAATGAAGTTGGTGGCAGTATTGAGAGCCTACTTGAGGAATCTCCATCTATTTCTGGCAAGAGAGAAAAGCTAAGCAGGAGTGTGAAAGTTCTGAGGGAAAGCAAAGAGACTGTGGCTAAAATTATGGACAGCATTGGAGTATATGGTGATAAGTGATAGCGTTGTTCAGTGTTTCTAAATTATTGGAGTCTTAATTTTATTACTGTTTCTGCCTGTTTTGTTGTATCATGCCTGAGCATGTGACTTGGTCATGTCTTCTTGTTTATCAGTTGGAACTTTTAGTAGTATATATCTGGTCTTATGTTTAAACAACTGATAACTCTTTTTAATATGTGTAAACAATTTATGAATTATGATAATGAATTTAAGTCCTTGATTTCATTCGTGTCATTCTCTATATTGTTCATATTGTATTGATACtcagttaaaaatatttaattcttcATTTTCTGAGGCGCCTTTTTATAGTTgtttttaattgaatattaaGACTAAAGGTGTGAAAATATATGATtaactaaattatattattaaattgagTTGaagtatattataaataaaattaaatagaaccacttaaataattaaagaattgaattatttaatttaaaattgattCAAAACTATTCACTTTTATGAATTGGTTAATTATATGAGTTCGGACCAAATGGACAAGTATGTGGGCGGTAGGATGTCATAGTAACTGGTATTGGAGAAATAAAGAAGTTAACATGGATGATTACAACAAGCCGGATCAGCCTGGTGTGTATCTGCAGAATAGCGTGGATGCTTCTGCCACTAGCCTGAAGAACAGATCAGTAGCTGTTGGGAAGGAATTTACAACGCAGCAGATAAAATGGCAACCACCGGAAGCTGGATGGGTGAAGATCAATACAGACTGTGCTTGCAGAGATGGAAATGTGGCTGGATGTGGTGGCATCATCAGGGACAATCAAGGAGACTGCAAGGGAGGTTTAGCCAAATTTTTAGCAAACTGTAATATTGTTAAAGCTGATCTCTGGGGTATCTTTGTCGAGCTATCTCTTGCGAAAGATTTGGGTTATTACAAAGTATACGTGAACGTGGATTCTACCTCAACCATTGACATGATTCAGTCAGGAAGAGCGTTGGATTTGAATAGTCATTCACTGGTGAAGCAAATTTTGGAACTCATGAAGATCTTTGAAGATATCAAGGTGATTCATAGTTATAGACAAACGAATCGGTGTGCAGACGCGTTAGCCAAGTTTGATGCTACTACTAGAAACTTTCTTATATTTGGTGAGGAATTTCCAATATTCATTAGACATTTGGTTAGTTCCGACATTCTAGGAAACTCCATCGTTAGGAGAACCTTattgttatctttcttttctttgggctTTTGCCCTCCATATTaccataaaaaaataacaatgaaataccaaaaaaaattaacGTTAGGATTTTACAAAATAAAGTCTTACAATCATACTAGGGTGGTATATCCTTTATCCTACTTTAAGGCATTCAAGCTAATGATAATATAGTTTGAGAATATATCAATCCACCTCAATACTCTTGGGCACCGGTCCAATGAAACATTTCAGTCAATTGGGCTTCTGCAAAGGATGAATATAAAATAGGGAACTTACATATAAAAAAGAAGTCACATGTCAAGCGTATGATATCATGTTCTTAATCTTTAGAGAATTCTACGTGCTAAAAGTGCAGTACATAAAAACCCTTGATGGTATAAGGTTGTTAGAGATTTTTAAGGTGGTTGGGATTTTAGAGCAAGCTTACACAGTGatgatgagaaactttgtatatgTTGTTTTCGGAGTGAATTAAATATTCTTCTCAATCTTAGGGTTAAGGTATTTATAGGAATATATTGGATTTATATCTAAGACTCTAAGTAAGCAGTAACAACACTTCCCTATCTCAGGAACTTCTGAAATGGGCAGTTATTTCCCCTATTACTCTAGAGAACATGACTTCCCCTTCTTGACTTCCTTTCCCATATTTTTATGGGTAAGGATGCATCACTCCCTTTATTTCCACAATTATGCGAGTATTCTAAAAATGGATCATTACATATAAGATGTTGTTAGTTACCCCTAATGTTGGATCCCCAATCTCTATAAAAAGGCTTCAGTTTTTACTATAAACCTTTTTATGTATTTTCCTTTCTCTCGATTCCCTCCACTTTTTCAGAGTTCTTCAAGTCTAGAGCACATTGGTCTTCTAGTTTTCTCCAATTCAAAATTTCAACTTAGTCTATATGTATGGGTCGACTACCTTTTCATTCCCGTCCACTTTTAATGGCGATTGTTAGGTTTTAGACGAGAGAGGTAAGGCGATAAGAACTTTAAACATTTTTGGATTGATTGAATAACACCGTTAATAAGAGCATTAGTAGTCATGATAGTGAGTCACTTTCTTCTTGTTTAAGGATGAGGTCCAAGCGACTGAAAACGTCGCCCCCTCCCAGTTTAAGCCCAACAATTGAAGTGTGGTTAGGGAGTTCAAAATCATATGTCATCGGTTAGAAGTTTTCTCCACTATGGGGATGCTTTTCTCCCTCTATGATGAAATTTTGTTCTTCAAACAGAAAGATGTCAAACACAATGTCTGGCACAATGCGTATGACAAGATAATTACATAgcaaataaaattaaagaaaatataaacAACACAGGAGTtggtaacccagttcggtgcgATATCACCTACGTCTAGGGAGAATTCAACCCAAGAAATAAAATTCACACTCAATAGTTAGAAGTACAATTGGGCTAACCCGAGCTCTCCCGATTCAATTCTGCTTTCCTAATACTACTCATAAATTTTTATCCAGGACTCCCTATAGAGAAAACACCACTCCCAATAGTTATTAGTACAATTGGGCTTACTCGAACTCTCCCAATTTAATGTCAATTTCCTAATACTACCTGTGAAGATTCGTTCAGGCACCCCCTGAATAAGAGACCACTCTCACTTTCACTCAAACAATCTCCCGGTGTTTGGACAATTACAACAATAAGATGGATGGTATAACAACCTTAAAACTCAATACTCTACTCGACTAATTTAGATTTGAAGCACATAATAAAGTGAACAAAAtacaaacaaacacaaaaactcaacaaaaacaaaattctacTAATTAGTAAATATTTTCTCTTGAGGTCTGAGTCTTCACAAAGGAGATGAACTCCTTATATAGCCATAAAAGTCCAACTCCAAAAGCCCATAAGAACTCAGGTCATGAATTCGGTTGGACTTCTAAAAAGCACATGAGATCAATCTTCAATAATGATGATTAATCTTGATTGATCATC contains:
- the LOC131605799 gene encoding dynamin-related protein 4C-like, whose product is MDFAKSSTEATTVNKSSLALVHVDVDQSQPLSVAPIVSSYNEKIRPVLDALENLRRINIAKEGIQLPTIVVVGDQSSGKSSVLESLAGISLPRGQEICTRVPLVMRLQNHSLQQAALVLEYNGKEVPTDEANVSDAINTATEELAGTSKGVSNTPLTLIVKKNGVPDLTMVDLPGITRVPVHGQPDNICDQIKDMIMEYITPPESIILNVISANVDFATCESIRMSQTVDKTGLRTLAVVTKSDTSPEGLLEKVTANDVNIGLGYVCVRNRIGEETYEEARNVEQKLFESHSLLSKIDKSIVGIPVLAQKLVQIQAKVISKTLPAIIKNINEKLAYSLHEMKILPANLSSLADAMSAFLLIVSLSKDSLRKILLIGEFEEYPDEKQMHCTARLVDMLNAFANELQNCDESNATRDFLMDEINVLEEAKCITLPNFMPRTAFLTLLQRKVKGISHMPTNFVDSVWNYLENVVTSVLSRHSANYYQLQVSTRRAAVHLTAKKKENSVRHVMQAVEMEKHTDYTSNPEYLQEYNKLMLHQQVFVNGVLNVNRTSSTVNLEGVGDIEVNHLRNYHINVLTQAFDLKARFISYWKIVLRRLIDVIALHLMLSINELVNVDLQKEICNEVGGSIESLLEESPSISVKREKLSRSVKVLRESKEAVAKIMDKIGV
- the LOC131605800 gene encoding dynamin-related protein 4C-like; its protein translation is MNFDFTTCESIRMSQSVDKTGLRTLAVVTKADRSPDGLLEKVTADDVSIGLGYVCVRNRIGDESYEEARVEEQKLFESHALLSKIDKSIVGIPVLAQKLVHVQAMIISKTLPDIVKKINDKLDNSLKELEVLPANLSSSADAMSAFMQIVSLSRDSLRKILLTGDFEEYPDESQMHCTARLVDMLNSYASELQNCPESNATRDFLKDEIKVLEEAKFISLPNFMPRTAFRTLLQRKVRGISHMPTNFVDSVWSYMETVVISVLNRHSANYYQLQVSTRRAAEHLIAKKKKSSLQHVIKVLEMENHTDYTCNPEYLQEYNKLMSEREEFLEEVLDDDNIIFKMNLKGVGGINFYHLRNYDINVLSQAFDLKARLIAYWKIVLRRLIDVIALHLMLSINELVNVDLQKEICNEVGGSIESLLEESPSISGKREKLSRSVKVLRESKETVAKIMDSIGVYGDK